The Trichomycterus rosablanca isolate fTriRos1 chromosome 15, fTriRos1.hap1, whole genome shotgun sequence genome contains a region encoding:
- the LOC134328240 gene encoding serine/threonine-protein kinase pim-1-like isoform X3, whose protein sequence is MKVIQNIITKPDDAGRSDSWETLDRKSSLSAVSSDSDQHQKASEASASVAEISLGEVIFECAAELNDSDASVERGGKYSTYSFSGVCSVGAEEEILSNEESPEDPTTSVHFFNILNHEESLDCCYTVGELLGEGGCGAVYAGVCNADGKQVAVKYVLKDPRDRLITIPEEKYPLPAEVALMKMVFKPPHCNSVLKLLDWFDTPEHYILILERPIPCMDLFDFIQQFPMNEAVAQLIMWQVVLAAIHCHDCGVFHRDIKPENLLVNTETLEVKLIDFGCGDLHKETAYTSFSGTKSYAPPEWIVEKEMYGCPATVWSLGVLLHTIVCGEMPFGDEVEIVDGGLDFLPELSDSICVDEDYRKKTVCVCV, encoded by the exons ATGAAAGTAATACAGAACATCATTACCAAGCCTGATGATGCTGGCAGATCAGACAGCTGGGAG ACACTAGACAGGAAGTCGTCATTGTCTGCAGTTAGTTCAGACTCAGATCAGCATCAAAAAGCATCTGAAGCTTCAG CCTCTGTAGCTGAGATCAGCCTTGGTGAAGTGATCTTTGAATGTGCTGCTGAGTTGAATGACTCTGATGCCTCTGTTGAGCGCGGTGGTAAGTATAGTACATACAGCTTTTCAGGGGTTTGTTCTGTAGGTGCAGAAGAAGAAATCCTGAGCAATGAAGAAAGCCCAGAGGATCCAACCACCAGCGTTCATTTCTTCAACATCCTGAACCATGAAG agagtttgGATTGTTGCTACACTGTGGGAGAGCTGCTGGGAGAAGGAGGCTGTGGTGCGGTTTATGCTGGTGTTTGTAATGCAGATGGGAAACAG GTTGCTGTGAAATATGTGCTGAAGGACCCCCGCGACAGATTAATCACTATT CCTGAAGAGAAGTACCCACTTCCTGCGGAGGTGGCGTTAATGAAGATGGTATTCAAGCCACCTCACTGTAATTCTGTGCTGAAACTACTGGATTGGTTTGACACGCCCGAGCACTACATCCTAATCCTGGAGCGACCCATCCCCTGTATGGACCTCTTTGACTTCATTCAGCAGTTCCCAATGAATGAAGCTGTGGCTCAGCTCATCATGTGGCAGGTGGTTCTGGCTGCAATTCACTGCCATGATTGTGGAGTTTTTCACCGGGACATCAAGCCAGAAAATCTTCTGGTGAACACCGAGACACTGGAGGTCAAGCTGATCGACTTTGGCTGTGGGGACTTACACAAGGAAACAGCGTACACCTCATTTTCAG GCACTAAGTCATACGCTCCACCTGAGTGGATAGTTGAGAAGGAAATGTATGGCTGCCCTGCTACTGTGTGGAGTCTGGGCGTACTCCTGCACACCATAGTTTGTGGAGAGATGCCGTT